The following are from one region of the Lynx canadensis isolate LIC74 chromosome D4, mLynCan4.pri.v2, whole genome shotgun sequence genome:
- the SLC27A4 gene encoding long-chain fatty acid transport protein 4 — protein sequence MLLGASLVGVLLFSKLVLKLPWTQVGFSLLFLYLGSGGWRFVRIFIKTIRRDVFGGIVLLKVKAKVRRYLRERRTVPILFASTVRRHPDKTALIFEGTDTHWTFRQLDDYSSSVANFLQAQGLASGDVAALFMENRNEFVGLWLGMAKLGVEAALINTNLRRDALRHCLTTSQAKVLIFGSEMAPAIFEIHASLDPSLSLFCSGPWEPGTVPVGTEHLDPLLEDAPKHLPSSPDKGFTDKLFYIYTSGTTGMPKAAIVVHSRYYRMAALVYYGFRMRPDDIVYDCLPLYHSAGNIVGIGQCLLHGMTVVIRKKFSASRFWDDCIKYNCTIVQYIGELCRYLLNQPPREAEHQHQVRMALGNGLRQSIWTDFSSRFHIPQVAEFYGATECNCSVGNFDSQVGACGFNSRILSFVYPIRLVRVNEDTMELIRGPNGLCLPCQPGEPGQLVGRIIQQDPLRRFDGYLNQGANNKKIAKDVFQKGDQAYLTGDVLVMDELGYLYFRDRTGDTFRWKGENVSTTEVEGTLSRLLDMADVAVYGVGVPGTEGRAGMAAVANPAGSCDLEHFAQLLEKELPLYARPIFLRFLPELHKTGTFKLQKTELRKEGFDPSVVRDPLFYLDTRKGRYIPLDQEAYARIQAGEEKL from the exons ATGCTGCTCGGGGCGTCTCTGGTGGGGGTGTTGCTGTTCTCCAAGCTGGTGCTGAAATTGCCTTGGACTCAAGTGGGGTTCTCCCTGCTGTTCCTCTACCTGGGATCTGGAGGCTGGCGCTTTGTCCGAATCTTCATCAAGACCATAAGGCGTGATGTCTT CGGCGGCATAGTGCTCCTGAAAGTGAAGGCAAAGGTCCGGCGGTACCTGCGGGAGCGGCGGACAGTGCCCATTTTGTTTGCCTCCACGGTCCGGCGCCACCCTGACAAAACAGCCTTGATCTTTGAGGGCACAGACACACATTGGACCTTCCGCCAGCTGGATGACTACTCAAGCAGCGTGGCCAACTTCCTACAGGCTCAGGGCCTGGCCTCGGGCGACGTGGCTGCCCTCTTCATGGAGAACCGCAATGAGTTCGTGGGCCTATGGCTGGGCATGGCCAAGCTGGGTGTGGAGGCAGCACTCATCAACACCAACCTGCGGCGGGACGCCCTGCGCCACTGCCTGACCACTTCCCAGGCCAAGGTCCTCATCTTTGGCAGTGAGATGGCTCCAG CCATCTTTGAAATCCATGCCAGCCTGGACCCTTCGCTCAGCCTCTTCTGCTCCGGCCCCTGGGAGCCCGGCACGGTGCCCGTCGGCACAGAGCACCTGGACCCCCTGCTGGAAGATGCCCCCAAGCACCTGCCCAGTAGCCCTGACAAGGGCTTCACAG ATAAGCTCTTCTACATCTACACATCAGGCACCACAGGGATGCCCAAAGCCGCCATTGTGGTGCACAGCAG GTATTACCGCATGGCTGCCCTGGTGTACTACGGATTCCGAATGCGGCCGGACGACATTGTCTATGACTgcctgcccctctaccactcagCAG GAAACATTGTGGGAATCGGGCAGTGCCTGCTCCATGGCATGACGGTGGTGATCCGGAAGAAGTTCTCAGCCTCCCGGTTCTGGGATGATTGTATTAAGTACAACTGCACA ATTGTGCAGTACATCGGCGAGTTGTGCCGGTACCTCCTGAACCAGCCGCCCCGGGAGGCGGAGCACCAGCACCAGGTGCGCATGGCACTCGGCAATGGCCTCCGCCAGTCCATCTGGACCGACTTTTCTAGCCGCTTCCACATCCCCCAGGTGGCCGAGTTCTACGGGGCCACCGAGTGTAACTGCAGTGTGGGCAACTTCGACAGCCAG GTGGGGGCATGTGGCTTCAACAGCCGCATCCTGTCCTTTGTGTACCCCATCCGGCTGGTGCGAGTCAACGAGGACACCATGGAACTGATCCGGGGGCCCAATGGCCTCTGCCTTCCCTGCCAGCCAG GTGAGCCAGGCCAGCTAGTGGGCCGCATCATCCAGCAGGATCCCCTGCGGCGCTTTGACGGCTACCTCAACCAGGGTGCCAACAATAAGAAGATTGCCAAGGACGTCTTCCAAAAGGGAGACCAGGCCTACCTCACCG GTGACGTGCTGGTGATGGACGAGCTGGGCTATCTGTACTTCCGAGACCGCACGGGAGACACGTTCCGCTGGAAAGGCGAGAATGTGTCCACCACCGAGGTGGAGGGCACACTCAGCCGCCTGCTGGACATGGCCGACGTGGCAGTGTATGGTGTCGGGGTGCCAG GAACCGAGGGCCGGGCTGGAATGGCTGCGGTGGCCAACCCTGCTGGCAGCTGTGACCTGGAGCATTTTGCACAGCTGCTGGAGAAGGAGCTGCCCCTGTATGCCCGCCCCATCTTCCTGCGCTTCCTGCCTGAGCTGCACAAAACGG GGACCTTCAAGCTACAGAAGACAGAGCTGCGGAAGGAAGGCTTTGACCCATCAGTTGTGAGAGACCCACTGTTCTACTTGGATACCCGGAAGGGCCGCTACATCCCGCTGGATCAAGAGGCCTACGCCCGCATCCAGGCAGGCGAGGAGAAGCTGTGA